Genomic window (Oncorhynchus mykiss isolate Arlee chromosome 28, USDA_OmykA_1.1, whole genome shotgun sequence):
TAGAATGTTGGTTGTCACGCTGGCCTTGGCCTAACCcacctgaaaccaataatgaatgtttcactaagatcctaaagctgagtggggtgtgttgggttggggaGCTGCTGAGCCGTGGACCCCTAGGGGCAGGACGGAGTGACCCAGCTCTATTGTGTGCAAGTAAAAAGACCTCTACAGTACTATTAGGCCAATGATATGAATTATATGGAGGATGTAGTGTTTCTGCGCGTTAATGTGTAGGTGTATTTATTATTAAGCCTTTGCTTTCTAAAACTTTCCCTTGAGACATATAAAAAGTGATGGGAAGGAAGTAGTGTTGGTTGAGAGTTTAGTTATTGACTAGGCTGGTGGCGATCGGGTGTACAGGCGGCTCGGGTTGGCTGGGCGGTCTGGCTGACATTTGATGTAGAGGGAGTCTTAAAATAAAGACAATCAAAAGTTGTCTTGgtgcgggccgggcgcagtgcgcactagccaaggttgccaggtgcacggtgtagcctccaacacattggtgcgtctggcttccaggttggattcgcgctgtgttaagaagcagtacggctggttgggttgtgtatcggaggacgcatgacattcagccttcgtctctcccgagcccgtacgggagttgtagcaatgagacaagatagtagctactacaacaattggataccacgaaattggggagaaaaaaggggtaaaatttaatAAAAAAACAAGTTGTCTTGGTACTTTATTTGTAAgagttgttcatttgttaggcTACTGGTTCAAGGTGCAGCACAATATTAAATGATCAAAGATCTAGTTCAGTCTTGTTAATTAAGCATATTTAAACACAATctcttacctagcttgatgactGTGGGTATTTTTTGCTTACTTTTTGTTGTTCTACATAGAGACAGCTAGAAGGGTCATATTATatttgtgtagaaatgcaggaaataagctttagaTGCCCCCCAAAGTTTGAGGACCCCCAGACACCCGCAAAgttatgtcccccccacttctaaaaccaaagttgcgcccctgtgtTCGCACATGATAGGAATTTGCGTCAGCGTCTCACTAAAGGTCGTAGTACAAGGACtgaggacacacaggaacacgtACACACATAGTGATGTATTACATCATATATCTCAGGGTATATAAGCTGTGTTCTTCCTAATGGAAGTAGAAAAACATTTCTGCACTGAAGCTGGTTTTTGTTTCCTTGTTGCGATCTATTTTTGCAACTTGTATTGTGCTCTTATTTTCACAAACTACTAGGGGTTATTTCTGGATAATGCCACTGACTCTAGTCTAGCAAATACGGTGCTGACCATTTAATTGCACAGGGTTGGAAAGGGATTTGTTTTACAGGAGGCAGTTTCTAGCATTCTATCATACTCAGGTATAAATCTGTATCAGGCCGTATAGGTTGTATAGGCAATATTGCACATACCTGTATTATTGAAGATAGCTTATATCTTTTTGAGCAGGTATGGCAGTGAGGTGGTGTTCCTTTGGGTTTGTGTTGTTGGTAGTGTTCGCATGTTGTGCTGATGCACAGCCTAACTTGAGGTTTCCTTCGTACAACAACCCCCAACCCCAAATTACAACCTCCACGCCTAGACAGCCCCAATGGCCAGAGCCCCAGTGGCCACAGCTGCAGACTCCCCAAAGACCAGAGCCCCAGAGGCCACAGCTGCAGACTCCCCAGAGACCAGAGCCCCAGAGGCCACAGCTGCAGACTCACCAGAGGTCAGAGCCCCAGGGACCACAACTACAGACTCTCCAGAGGCCAGAGACCCAGAGGCCACAGCTGCAGACTCCCCAGATGCCACAGCTGCAGACTTCTCAGAGACCAGAGCCCCAGAGGCCACAGCTGCAGACTCAGAGACCAGAGCCCCAGAGACCACAACTACAGACTCTCCAGAGACCAGAGCCCCAGAGGCCACAGCAGCAGACTCCCCAGAGACCAGAGCCCCAGAGGCCACAGCTGCAGACCCCCCAGAGACAAGAGCCCCAGGGGCCACAGCAGCAGGCTCCCCAGAGGCCAAAGCAGCAGACATCCCAGAGACCAGAGCCCCAGGGGCCACAGCTGCAGACTCCCCTGAGACCACTGCACCAGTGGCCACAGCTGCAGACTCCTCAGAGGCCACAGCAGCAGACTCATCAGAGACCAGAGCCCCAGGGGCCACAGCAGCAGACTCATCAGAGACCAGAGCCCCAGTGGCCACAGCTGCAGACTCCTCAGAGGCCACAGCAGCAGACTCCTCAGAGGCCAGATCACCAGGGGCCACAGCTACAGACTCCCCAGCGGCATGAGCCCCAGTGGCCACAGCTACAGACTCCCCAGAGACCAGATCACCAGAGGCCACAGCAGCAGACTCCCCAGAGGCATGAGCCCCAGTGGCCACAGCTACAGACTCCCCAGAGACCAGCTCACCAGAGGCCACAGCAGCAGACTCCCCAGAGACCAGTGATCCAGGGACCACAGCAGCAGACTACTCAGAGGCCAGTGATCCAGTGGCCACAGCAGCAGACTCCCCAGAGACCAGAGCCCCAGTGGCCACAGCAGCAGACTCCCCAGAGGCAAGAGCCACATGGGCCACAGCAACAGACTCCCCAGCGGCCAGAGTCCCAGTGGCCACAGCAGCAGACTCCTCAGAGGCCAGTAATCCAGGGGCCACAGCAGCAGACTCCCCAGCGGCCAGAGTCCCAGTGGCCACAGCAACAGACTCCTCAGAGACCAGTGATCCAGGGGCCACAGCAACAGACTCCCCAGCGGCCAGAGTCCCAGTGGCCACAGCAGCAGACTCCTCAGAGGCCAGTGATCCAGGGGCCACAGCAGCAGACTCCCCAGCGGCCAGAGTCCCAGTGGCCACAGCAACAGACTCCTCAGAGACCAGTGATCCAGGGGCCACAGCAGCAGACTCCCCAGCGGCCAGAGTCCCAGTGGCCAGCAGTAACCCAAACTCCAGATCAGAGATGTCAAGTACCGGTTCGGGATACAGTGCAATGTGGAACCCCAGATATTACTCCATCTCAATGTCAGGCTATCTACTGCTGCTTCAATGGACAGCAGTGCTACTATGGGAAGGCAGGTGAGTGTCTGATATTGTTTCTGTCTTGTAATGCTCAGATAATATTGTAATGCTCAAAACATGTActttttcctctctttccccagTGACTGTGCAGTGTACCAGGGATGCtcagtttgtggtggtggtggccaGGGATTCCACTTGGCCCAAAATAGACATTGATTCCATCAGTCTGTTGGGGGGAAATGACCGCCCCTGCAGTCCTGTTGGCATCACTTCAGCCTTCGCCATATACCAGTTCCCTGTCACTGCCTGTGGCACCACTATAAAGGTGAGTAGAGATAATATGAATGTTATACACTGGCTCGGTATTAACTGTGGACTCTCCCCTGCAGGAGGAAAGTGGTTATGTGGTTTACGAGAACAGGATGGCATCTTCCTATAACGTGGGGGTGGGACCTCGAGGCTCTATCACCAGGGACAGCCATTTTGAGTGAGTCTTCTCTCTGTAAGATTGAATTGACTTGATTGATTCCCCAGAGGCGATTCAGAACGTCACGAGTGTGTAAGGACTTCGATCTGGCCCATAAAGTAGTGATACAGTATGCTTGAAGATCCTATTGTATCACTGCTTTTTTCTCCCTATCTAGGCTCCTGTTCCAGTGTAAGTACTCTGCCACTGCAGTAGAGGCTCTGGTTACTGAGGTGAACACTGTTCCTGCACCCGCTCCTGTTGCTGCTCCGGGACCCCTCAGAGTGGAACTGAGACTGGCCAAAGGAACATGCGACACCAAGGGGTGTAATGACGGTAACGTTCTGTGTCAATTTGTAATATTTGAACGCAATGaagtgattttttaaaatgttttattgactTTTACAAGTTTTTCCAATCCCGTCTGACTTCCAGAGTCGAGATCCTTCACGTTGTATTACACTGAGGAAGACTACCCCATCACTAAAGTCTTGAGGCAGCCTGTGAACGTTGAGGTTCGCATCCTGGAGAGGAAGGATCCCAACCTGTTCCTGATGCTGGAGCACTGCTGGACCACCTCTGACCCCAGCCCTGTCAGCATGCCCCAGTGGGATCTCATCATTGAAGAGTAACTTCAGTACTATCCACCTGATTTCCATGCTTGCTGCTCCCTGATTATAGGACTTGCtctttttactaatactgtatgtattttgaACAATATGTTTGAGATCTCTTCGTTATGTGACATCAAAGGTATCATGTACCACTATGTATTTTGAATTATagatacactgagtgcacaaaacattaggaacaccttcctaatattgaattgcacccccttttgccctcagaacagcctcgctTCGTcggcaaggtgtcgaaagcgttcaacATGGAtgcaggcccatgttgactccaatgcttcccatagttgtgtcaagttggctgaatgtcctttggatggtggagtattcttgatacacagtggaaactgttgagcgtgaaaaacccagcagcgttgcagttcatgACAAAAACCGGTGCGCCTACTATATCCTGTTCCAAGGCActtaaacattttgttttgtcCATTCAAGTACCGGTTCGGGATACAGTGCAATGTGGAACCCCAGATATTACTCCATCTCATCTCTGATGAGTGTATAGTTCCCTTTTAATTAATGGACTTattaaaggtatcactagtcattTTAAATAATGCAGCTTtaattatgtttacataccctacattactcgtctcatatgtatatactgtattttataccatctattgtatcttgcctatgccgcacggccatcactcattcatatatttatatgtacatattatttttcatccctttacatttgtgtgtgtataaggtagttgttgtgtataaggtagttgttgttagattacttgttagatattactgcattgtcggaactagaagcacaagcatttccctacactcgcattaacatctgctaaccatgtgtatgtgaccaatacaatttgatttgggacaagtctatgtcatggaaagagcggttgttcctaatgttttgtacactaaagTGCTTTGGACAGGAAGGGTTGGATTTTGCAACATGAACTATCTatcactcatctctctctttccagttgTTCCTACCCGAATGATAATTACCTGACCACCATGGTCCCTGTGGAACATTCCTCTGGCCTTCTGTACCCCAACCACTACAAACGCTTTACCCTCGAGATGTTCACCTTTGTGGATCACACTCTGTCTCCCCAGAAAGAGCGGGTAATTGGCTGGCTTTTTTATAATAGAAACTTCATTTGATATACTATTTACTTTTCACTAACTTATTTTA
Coding sequences:
- the LOC110509198 gene encoding mediator of RNA polymerase II transcription subunit 15-like; its protein translation is MAVRWCSFGFVLLVVFACCADAQPNLRFPSYNNPQPQITTSTPRQPQWPEPQWPQLQTPQRPEPQRPQLQTPQRPEPQRPQLQTHQRSEPQGPQLQTLQRPETQRPQLQTPQMPQLQTSQRPEPQRPQLQTQRPEPQRPQLQTLQRPEPQRPQQQTPQRPEPQRPQLQTPQRQEPQGPQQQAPQRPKQQTSQRPEPQGPQLQTPLRPLHQWPQLQTPQRPQQQTHQRPEPQGPQQQTHQRPEPQWPQLQTPQRPQQQTPQRPDHQGPQLQTPQRHEPQWPQLQTPQRPDHQRPQQQTPQRHEPQWPQLQTPQRPAHQRPQQQTPQRPVIQGPQQQTTQRPVIQWPQQQTPQRPEPQWPQQQTPQRQEPHGPQQQTPQRPESQWPQQQTPQRPVIQGPQQQTPQRPESQWPQQQTPQRPVIQGPQQQTPQRPESQWPQQQTPQRPVIQGPQQQTPQRPESQWPQQQTPQRPVIQGPQQQTPQRPESQWPAVTQTPDQRCQVPVRDTVQCGTPDITPSQCQAIYCCFNGQQCYYGKAVTVQCTRDAQFVVVVARDSTWPKIDIDSISLLGGNDRPCSPVGITSAFAIYQFPVTACGTTIKEESGYVVYENRMASSYNVGVGPRGSITRDSHFELLFQCKYSATAVEALVTEVNTVPAPAPVAAPGPLRVELRLAKGTCDTKGCNDESRSFTLYYTEEDYPITKVLRQPVNVEVRILERKDPNLFLMLEHCWTTSDPSPVSMPQWDLIIEDCSYPNDNYLTTMVPVEHSSGLLYPNHYKRFTLEMFTFVDHTLSPQKERIFIHCSTSVCYPTPGVSCEPKCNRQRRDVAAAQRKTIQNAVVSSGEVILVDKKPVSPSDH